A genomic stretch from Halalkalibacillus sediminis includes:
- a CDS encoding DUF4349 domain-containing protein, which translates to MLRKIFFVSMIIVSVFLFSACSNSSSESSDNSMEGAEDSGDEAGFVENEESSSDGEQEGTTEDSKAEADTKTETEGTSSRSKKQMIIYEGQIAIEVKDYNEAYDKITDEINRVDGYIVESSEYSSGENDELRNGELTIRVPQENFRPFMSSLESASAKVLEKRTHGDDVTEEYVDLESRLRSKEAVEERLLTFLNEAEKTEDLLKISDDLSSVQEEIEQIKGRMTYLEDNVAFSTVTLSIRERSVNIAEIQTQDSLNTWERAQSFFMKTVNGIITMFSGLFVFFVGMSPVLVPLLIIGGGVWMIIRKRKKRNSNES; encoded by the coding sequence ATGCTTAGAAAAATATTTTTCGTTTCAATGATTATAGTTAGTGTATTCCTATTCAGTGCTTGTAGCAACAGTTCCAGTGAGTCTTCCGATAACTCTATGGAGGGTGCGGAAGACAGCGGAGATGAGGCAGGCTTCGTTGAAAATGAGGAATCCTCATCAGATGGTGAGCAAGAAGGAACCACCGAAGATTCCAAAGCCGAGGCTGATACTAAAACTGAAACTGAAGGAACAAGTAGTCGTAGTAAGAAACAGATGATCATCTATGAGGGGCAAATCGCGATCGAAGTGAAAGATTATAATGAAGCCTACGACAAGATTACCGACGAAATCAATCGGGTCGATGGGTATATTGTTGAATCCTCAGAATACTCTAGCGGAGAAAATGATGAACTTAGAAATGGTGAACTGACAATTAGGGTCCCGCAGGAAAATTTTCGACCCTTCATGTCCAGCTTGGAGTCTGCGAGCGCAAAAGTATTAGAAAAAAGAACACACGGTGATGATGTGACTGAGGAATATGTGGATTTGGAGTCACGATTACGATCGAAAGAAGCAGTTGAAGAGAGATTGCTTACTTTTTTAAATGAGGCTGAGAAAACCGAAGATTTACTTAAGATCTCAGATGACCTATCTTCCGTCCAAGAAGAAATCGAACAAATCAAAGGAAGAATGACTTATCTAGAAGACAATGTGGCTTTTTCTACAGTTACACTTTCGATCAGGGAACGTAGCGTCAATATTGCTGAAATCCAAACTCAAGACTCGCTGAACACTTGGGAACGGGCTCAAAGCTTTTTCATGAAAACAGTAAATGGAATCATAACGATGTTCTCAGGATTATTCGTCTTTTTTGTTGGAATGTCACCAGTTCTAGTACCATTGTTGATTATCGGTGGGGGCGTCTGGATGATTATTAGAAAACGGAAGAAGAGAAATAGTAACGAAAGCTAA
- a CDS encoding MFS transporter, translated as MKTQIGIKENILLFSLLVAMNFFVGSMVGIERTILPIIGEDEFGLASTSAALSFIVSFGFSKAIINYFAGEIADRFGRKKVLIAGWVIGLFVPVLIIFAHAWWVIVVANVLLGLNQGLTWSMAVNMKIDISKATQRGTAVGMNEFAGYSGVAIMAAVSGYVASTYALRPEPFFIGIAVVIIGIILSIFIRDTQEFLDIQVKNNTTVEEDELSSKQVFNLTTFKDRNLSSASLSGLTTNLKDGMAWGLFPLYFTTVGLTVSEVGIIVAAYPAAWGVFQLVTGIWSDKIGRKVLITNGMLLQAASLWFILLVDGFFLWLIGAILLGVGTAMVYPTLQAAIGDVAAPSWRASSMGVYRFWRDSGYAFGAILAGVFTDFISVSWAIGLVAILPFLAGVLSQVRMKETLVK; from the coding sequence TTGAAAACTCAAATAGGGATCAAAGAGAATATATTATTATTTTCGTTATTAGTGGCCATGAACTTCTTCGTCGGTTCAATGGTTGGAATTGAACGTACAATTCTTCCGATAATCGGTGAAGATGAATTCGGACTAGCATCCACAAGTGCGGCACTTTCATTTATTGTGAGTTTCGGTTTCTCAAAAGCGATAATCAATTACTTCGCGGGTGAAATTGCCGATCGATTCGGTCGAAAAAAAGTTTTAATTGCCGGTTGGGTCATCGGGTTATTTGTACCTGTATTGATTATTTTCGCACATGCTTGGTGGGTGATTGTTGTAGCGAACGTACTTCTTGGGTTGAACCAGGGGCTTACTTGGTCCATGGCAGTAAATATGAAAATCGATATATCGAAAGCGACTCAGCGAGGTACAGCGGTTGGTATGAATGAATTCGCCGGTTACTCTGGGGTAGCGATTATGGCAGCCGTTTCAGGGTATGTCGCTTCTACTTATGCTTTAAGACCAGAACCTTTCTTTATCGGTATTGCAGTCGTGATCATTGGTATCATTTTATCAATTTTTATTCGTGATACTCAGGAATTCTTAGATATACAGGTTAAAAATAATACTACAGTAGAAGAAGATGAACTATCGTCTAAACAGGTCTTCAACTTAACGACTTTTAAGGACAGGAATTTATCGAGCGCCAGTTTATCAGGGTTGACCACTAACTTAAAGGACGGAATGGCGTGGGGACTTTTTCCACTATATTTTACGACGGTCGGACTAACGGTTAGTGAAGTTGGAATAATTGTCGCTGCCTATCCTGCGGCATGGGGGGTATTCCAGTTGGTCACTGGTATTTGGAGCGATAAGATTGGTAGAAAGGTTTTGATCACAAACGGTATGTTGCTTCAGGCAGCGTCGTTATGGTTCATCTTACTGGTAGACGGATTTTTTCTTTGGTTGATTGGAGCCATTTTATTAGGCGTTGGAACAGCTATGGTGTATCCGACGCTTCAAGCAGCTATTGGTGATGTGGCAGCACCTAGTTGGAGGGCTTCTTCCATGGGGGTATACCGATTCTGGAGAGATAGCGGATATGCCTTCGGCGCGATTTTAGCAGGTGTTTTCACAGATTTCATCAGTGTATCTTGGGCCATCGGGTTAGTGGCTATCCTTCCATTCCTTGCGGGGGTACTAAGCCAGGTTCGAATGAAAGAGACTCTAGTAAAATAA
- a CDS encoding methylated-DNA--[protein]-cysteine S-methyltransferase, which translates to MKKLIVSRYQSPVGPLLIGGDGNKVYFVKYGQLIEHEEWLDRWTQKNRLDVSIEEDDEAYETAKNELDRYFRGQSVDFTFDYHLLGTDFQQKVWSSLMEIPYGETWTYGDIARHINHEKAVRAVGGAINKNPISVVVPCHRVIGSDGTLTGYAGGLDNKQFLLEHEKKHHSTMQLSR; encoded by the coding sequence ATGAAAAAATTGATCGTTTCAAGATATCAATCTCCGGTTGGGCCATTATTGATCGGCGGGGATGGTAACAAGGTTTATTTTGTAAAATATGGACAGTTGATTGAACACGAAGAGTGGTTAGATCGATGGACCCAAAAAAATCGCTTGGATGTTTCAATTGAAGAAGATGACGAAGCTTATGAAACAGCGAAAAACGAACTAGATCGATACTTTCGTGGTCAGTCTGTTGATTTCACTTTCGATTATCATTTGCTCGGAACCGATTTCCAACAAAAAGTGTGGTCTTCATTAATGGAAATCCCTTATGGAGAAACATGGACTTATGGCGATATTGCGAGACATATCAATCACGAAAAAGCTGTGCGTGCCGTCGGGGGAGCCATTAATAAAAATCCGATATCAGTGGTGGTTCCGTGTCATCGTGTCATCGGTAGCGATGGAACGCTTACTGGATATGCTGGAGGACTCGATAACAAACAATTTTTATTGGAGCATGAAAAGAAACATCATTCAACGATGCAACTATCCAGGTGA
- a CDS encoding 2-oxoglutarate dehydrogenase E1 component, with translation MGVVKVANKGSNDNVWHAFHGPNMGYVEEQYDLYLDDPDAVDESLRQMFEEYGAPDWVSTSGETAQGGQTSSADLKKVASAIRLIEAIRRHGHLEADIFPVGRQDDRQSKLLDPESYGLSKDDLKSIDIGLLANEVPGHVKNAWEFVQHLTDTYAGKISYEFNHIPDDDEREWLYGKVETGAFDVSLNDDEKKDLLTRLGEVEGFEQFLGKTFVAQKRFSIEGLDVMVPMLDRMVMNGNKDEVEHIMMGMAHRGRLNVLAHVLGKPYDLIFSEFAHSPDKELVPSEGSTGINYGWTGDVKYHFGADREFENGEHKTKITLAHNPSHLEFVNPVVQGYTRAVQDDRNVKGYAKHDPDKAFSIQIHGDAAFIGEGVVPETINMSQLNGYETGGSIHLIANNLVGFTTNHTDARSTKYASDLAKGFEVPVIHVNADDPLECLKAVEFAYNYRKEFGKDVLIDLVGYRRYGHNEMDEPRSTQPSLYKQIDDHGTTYEVFAKQLVDDKVVSEDDAKKFKDDAISNLREIYNNMKEDEKKRSSVPDLPEEVANGLDKIETAVEEDELKKLNADMLNRPEDFTGFKKLEKILQRREKAFEDGEKIDWALGEALAFASILKDGKPIRMSGQDSERGTFAHRHAVIHDVETEETYSPFHGIDDVDVSFSIYNSPLSEAGVLGFEYGYSVQTKNTLVLWEAQYGDFANAGQVIFDQFIASGRAKWGQIASMAILLPHGYEGQGPEHSSARLERFLQLSAENNWTVANVTTASQYFHLLRRQAAIVGTDAARPLVLMTPKSLIRNQRVAVDHEQLSSGKFAPILEQKGTGDEPESVKRLVIGSGKIMVDLEETLEEKDPNEEIHVVRMEQIYPFPEKELKKLLKTYKNIEEIVWVQEEPKNMGSWDFVKERIQEIMKVKQKLHFVGRPYRSSPAVGDPNIHKSEQSRIINEALKLD, from the coding sequence ATGGGGGTAGTAAAAGTGGCAAACAAAGGGTCTAATGATAACGTTTGGCATGCTTTTCATGGTCCGAATATGGGTTATGTAGAAGAGCAATACGATCTATACTTAGACGACCCTGATGCAGTCGATGAATCATTGCGTCAAATGTTTGAAGAATATGGAGCACCAGATTGGGTTTCTACTAGTGGTGAAACCGCACAAGGTGGACAAACTTCTTCAGCAGATCTTAAGAAAGTGGCATCAGCTATTCGCCTAATCGAAGCGATCCGCAGACATGGACATTTAGAAGCGGATATTTTCCCAGTAGGTAGGCAAGATGACCGTCAATCCAAGTTACTAGATCCAGAATCATATGGACTTTCTAAAGATGATTTAAAATCAATTGATATTGGATTATTGGCAAATGAAGTGCCTGGTCATGTTAAAAATGCATGGGAGTTTGTACAGCATTTAACAGACACTTATGCAGGAAAAATCTCATATGAATTCAACCATATTCCAGATGATGACGAGCGCGAGTGGCTCTACGGCAAAGTAGAAACTGGCGCATTTGATGTTTCTTTAAATGATGATGAAAAGAAAGATCTATTAACTCGTCTTGGTGAAGTTGAAGGTTTTGAACAATTCTTGGGTAAAACATTCGTTGCTCAAAAGCGTTTCTCGATTGAAGGATTGGACGTAATGGTACCAATGCTCGATCGTATGGTGATGAATGGGAACAAAGATGAAGTTGAACACATCATGATGGGCATGGCCCACCGTGGTCGCCTGAATGTGTTAGCTCATGTATTAGGAAAACCTTATGATCTTATTTTCTCAGAATTCGCTCACTCTCCTGATAAGGAATTAGTTCCTTCAGAAGGTTCTACAGGAATCAATTATGGTTGGACCGGAGATGTGAAATATCACTTTGGTGCGGACCGTGAATTCGAGAACGGTGAGCATAAAACAAAAATAACTTTAGCTCATAACCCTTCTCACCTTGAATTCGTGAATCCAGTAGTTCAGGGTTATACTCGTGCGGTTCAAGATGATCGTAATGTAAAAGGATATGCAAAACACGATCCAGATAAAGCTTTCAGCATTCAAATCCACGGAGACGCAGCATTTATTGGTGAAGGTGTTGTTCCTGAGACGATCAACATGTCTCAATTGAACGGTTATGAAACAGGTGGGTCCATCCACTTGATTGCGAATAACTTAGTCGGTTTCACAACTAACCATACAGATGCACGTTCTACGAAATATGCAAGTGATCTTGCTAAAGGTTTTGAAGTACCTGTAATTCACGTGAACGCAGACGACCCGTTAGAGTGTCTCAAAGCGGTAGAGTTTGCATACAACTATCGTAAGGAGTTCGGAAAGGACGTATTGATCGACCTAGTCGGTTATCGTCGTTACGGACACAACGAGATGGACGAGCCACGTAGCACTCAACCATCGTTGTATAAACAAATTGATGATCACGGGACTACTTATGAAGTCTTCGCTAAACAACTGGTTGATGATAAAGTTGTTTCTGAAGACGATGCGAAGAAGTTCAAGGATGACGCAATCAGCAATCTTCGTGAGATTTATAACAATATGAAAGAAGACGAAAAGAAAAGGTCTTCGGTACCAGATCTTCCTGAAGAAGTTGCTAATGGATTAGATAAGATTGAAACGGCAGTAGAAGAAGATGAATTGAAAAAATTGAACGCAGATATGTTGAATCGACCAGAAGATTTCACTGGTTTCAAGAAGCTTGAAAAGATTTTACAACGTCGTGAGAAAGCATTTGAAGACGGTGAAAAAATTGATTGGGCATTAGGAGAAGCGTTAGCATTTGCTTCAATTCTAAAAGATGGTAAACCGATCCGGATGTCTGGTCAGGACTCCGAACGTGGAACCTTCGCTCATCGTCATGCGGTCATTCATGATGTAGAAACTGAAGAGACATACAGCCCATTCCACGGAATAGACGATGTGGATGTATCATTCAGTATTTACAATAGTCCATTATCAGAAGCTGGTGTATTAGGTTTTGAATATGGTTACAGCGTACAAACGAAGAATACTCTTGTTCTTTGGGAAGCACAGTACGGTGACTTTGCGAATGCTGGTCAAGTAATTTTCGATCAATTCATCGCTTCAGGTCGTGCAAAATGGGGTCAGATTGCTAGCATGGCAATCCTGTTACCACATGGTTATGAAGGCCAAGGCCCTGAGCACTCTAGTGCACGTTTAGAAAGGTTCCTACAGTTGTCAGCTGAAAACAACTGGACGGTTGCGAACGTAACAACAGCATCACAGTACTTCCACTTGTTACGTCGTCAAGCAGCAATCGTAGGAACGGATGCGGCACGCCCGTTAGTATTGATGACACCTAAGAGCTTGATCCGTAACCAACGTGTTGCTGTAGATCATGAGCAGTTATCCAGTGGTAAATTCGCTCCGATTCTTGAGCAAAAAGGTACTGGAGACGAACCTGAGTCAGTGAAGCGTTTAGTTATAGGTAGTGGTAAGATTATGGTAGATTTAGAAGAGACGCTTGAAGAGAAAGATCCTAATGAGGAGATTCATGTCGTCCGAATGGAACAAATTTATCCATTCCCAGAAAAAGAACTGAAGAAGTTATTGAAAACTTATAAAAACATCGAAGAAATTGTTTGGGTTCAAGAAGAACCTAAGAACATGGGTAGCTGGGATTTCGTCAAAGAACGAATCCAGGAGATCATGAAAGTGAAACAAAAACTTCACTTTGTAGGTCGCCCTTATCGTTCATCACCAGCTGTTGGTGATCCAAACATCCACAAATCAGAACAAAGCCGCATCATTAACGAAGCATTAAAGCTTGATTAA
- a CDS encoding TVP38/TMEM64 family protein yields MEWKHVWKGIVVLIFVLVLYSFNQRLLNFSPEDIRTLIYTAGWLAPVFYIVLFTLRPLVLFPASVFSIVGGLAFGAYFGSLLALIGAVSGAVLSFILARKYGERFVRKAPTGKMYEIKEKFEEKGFFYILMLRFLPVVNFDLISYSAGLSKVKIKDFIKATTLGIIPGTLIYNFLGASLVEGDRTTMIIVGTIYLIVIVVPVIWNKQIMKRIEEVPEKS; encoded by the coding sequence ATGGAGTGGAAACATGTTTGGAAAGGGATCGTCGTATTAATATTCGTCCTTGTTTTATATTCGTTTAATCAACGACTACTTAATTTTTCACCAGAAGACATACGGACACTTATTTATACTGCGGGCTGGTTAGCGCCCGTATTTTATATAGTTTTATTCACGCTGAGACCACTCGTACTTTTTCCTGCTTCAGTATTTTCGATCGTCGGTGGCTTAGCTTTTGGTGCTTATTTTGGTTCGTTATTAGCATTGATTGGAGCTGTTTCTGGAGCCGTTTTGTCATTCATTTTGGCAAGGAAGTATGGAGAGAGATTCGTCCGGAAAGCACCTACAGGTAAAATGTATGAGATCAAGGAAAAATTCGAGGAGAAAGGTTTTTTCTATATATTAATGCTCCGTTTTTTACCAGTAGTCAATTTTGATTTGATTAGCTATTCAGCTGGATTATCAAAGGTGAAGATCAAGGACTTTATTAAGGCAACCACACTGGGTATTATCCCAGGTACTTTAATATATAACTTTTTAGGAGCTAGCCTTGTAGAAGGTGACCGAACGACCATGATAATCGTTGGCACCATATATTTAATCGTTATAGTCGTTCCTGTCATATGGAATAAACAAATTATGAAAAGAATTGAGGAAGTTCCTGAAAAAAGCTGA
- the trmL gene encoding tRNA (uridine(34)/cytosine(34)/5-carboxymethylaminomethyluridine(34)-2'-O)-methyltransferase TrmL has protein sequence MGLHMVLYQPEIPANTGNIARTALATDTTLHLIRPLGFSTEDKMLRRAGLDYWHDVNIQYYDSLEEMYERYPEGMFYYIENYGTKYYTDYDYSDKDQDIFFVFGRETDGIPEELITGREDQCLRVHMTGKVRSLNLANTAAIVIYEALRQQRFPNLN, from the coding sequence GTGGGTTTACATATGGTTTTATATCAACCGGAAATACCGGCTAATACGGGAAATATCGCAAGGACGGCACTCGCAACTGATACAACGCTTCACTTAATTCGACCGCTTGGATTTTCAACTGAAGATAAAATGTTGCGTCGCGCGGGGCTGGATTATTGGCATGATGTGAATATCCAGTACTATGACTCATTGGAAGAGATGTATGAACGCTATCCGGAAGGTATGTTTTACTATATCGAGAATTACGGTACGAAATATTACACTGATTATGATTACAGCGACAAAGATCAAGATATCTTTTTCGTATTCGGTAGGGAGACGGATGGCATTCCAGAAGAATTGATTACAGGAAGAGAAGATCAATGTCTGAGGGTGCATATGACTGGTAAAGTTCGCTCGTTGAATCTGGCTAATACAGCTGCAATCGTGATTTATGAAGCGCTAAGACAACAGAGATTCCCAAATTTAAACTAA
- a CDS encoding peroxiredoxin encodes MTEKNTKLPTVADYNDHPLPFCASRGDIAPLFTAEAYVNNEIQTIQLEDARDSWVVLFFYASDFTFVUPTELAAVAAVYPELRNMNVEVLGISTDSVYSHKVFKDISPSASQVQYPLISDRNQMISRAYRALDENAGVASRTTVIIDPSGEIVSKVTYPREVGRNSYELLRLLQAIQFGRETGLGVPANWMPGMPGIERSTEDIGKI; translated from the coding sequence ATGACAGAAAAGAACACTAAGCTCCCAACAGTAGCAGATTACAATGATCACCCTCTCCCTTTCTGCGCGTCGAGGGGAGATATTGCCCCGCTGTTCACTGCTGAAGCGTATGTGAATAATGAAATACAAACCATTCAACTAGAAGACGCCCGGGATTCATGGGTTGTACTATTTTTTTACGCAAGCGACTTCACTTTTGTTTGACCAACAGAACTAGCAGCAGTTGCTGCTGTTTATCCTGAATTACGTAACATGAACGTGGAAGTCCTAGGGATCAGCACAGACAGTGTATATTCCCACAAGGTTTTCAAAGATATATCCCCTTCTGCTAGTCAGGTTCAATATCCTTTAATAAGTGATCGAAACCAAATGATCAGTCGAGCTTATCGTGCATTAGATGAAAACGCTGGTGTCGCTAGTCGAACAACAGTAATAATCGACCCAAGTGGAGAAATTGTCTCCAAAGTTACCTACCCAAGAGAAGTCGGAAGAAACTCATATGAACTTCTACGTTTATTACAAGCAATACAATTCGGCCGAGAAACGGGGCTAGGCGTCCCCGCAAACTGGATGCCTGGTATGCCAGGCATCGAGAGAAGTACTGAAGACATAGGAAAGATATGA
- a CDS encoding ABC-ATPase domain-containing protein: protein MKRLQQTLQRIDGKSYKAYKDIQGKFQFNGFELHMDYVQGDPFAAPSKLRLVIPKDSQTIDSEWLETKRRRIYIEDYIARMVDRAIFSNKINVKGSGKSGSVSIDGPDQEILERAAVNVTSNEVTVCLSIGLPANGRRINGREADKLFFTLLPDILKNSVFKLDTNKLKRAMELADQHGVIREKMREENWIGFIANGSILPRKSGISSRPLDNAVPFESPKENEVSFEIPHRQEPITGMAIKKGITLIVGGGFHGKSTLLNALEEGVYEHVAGDGREYVLTDPTAAKIRAEDGRSISNVNISPFINDLPNGDDTATFTTENASGSTSQAANVVEALEAGAKTLLIDEDTSATNFMIRDERMQQLVAKDKEPITPFVQKVKQLRDDKEISTILVMGGSGDYFDIADDVIMMDRYIPVNRTNEAREIAEAEPRKYETMEHDYFGSLTKRTVITNSINKILGPKKKAQAKGKGTILIGKEAIDLSLVEQIVDVSQTRMIANVLKYMALKPSSSEWTLEEWLDQIEEEIDQNGLSFTQKNQKAHPGDIARPRRFEIAAAINRLRGVQMK, encoded by the coding sequence TTGAAACGATTGCAACAAACATTACAGCGAATTGATGGAAAAAGTTATAAGGCGTATAAGGATATTCAAGGGAAATTCCAATTCAATGGATTTGAATTGCATATGGATTATGTACAAGGGGATCCGTTTGCGGCTCCTTCTAAACTTCGATTGGTTATACCAAAAGACTCACAAACGATCGACAGCGAGTGGCTAGAGACAAAAAGACGTCGTATTTATATCGAGGATTATATCGCTAGAATGGTCGACCGAGCTATCTTCAGTAATAAAATCAACGTTAAAGGCAGTGGAAAAAGCGGAAGTGTCTCCATCGATGGACCTGACCAAGAGATACTAGAACGCGCAGCTGTCAATGTGACCAGCAATGAGGTGACTGTTTGTCTTTCAATCGGATTACCTGCAAATGGTCGACGAATTAATGGACGTGAAGCGGACAAGCTATTTTTCACTCTGCTGCCTGATATTTTGAAAAACTCCGTATTCAAGCTTGATACAAACAAACTGAAGCGTGCAATGGAACTTGCTGATCAGCATGGTGTTATCAGAGAAAAGATGCGTGAGGAAAATTGGATCGGCTTCATTGCAAATGGTTCCATTTTACCGAGAAAAAGTGGAATCAGTTCCAGACCTCTAGATAATGCAGTTCCTTTTGAGAGCCCTAAGGAGAATGAGGTCTCCTTTGAAATCCCTCATCGCCAAGAACCGATTACAGGGATGGCAATTAAAAAGGGAATCACGTTGATTGTCGGTGGCGGTTTCCACGGTAAAAGTACATTGTTGAATGCACTTGAAGAAGGTGTGTATGAACATGTTGCTGGTGATGGTCGAGAGTATGTATTGACTGACCCTACAGCAGCAAAAATCAGAGCTGAAGACGGTAGAAGCATTTCAAACGTTAATATTTCACCGTTTATCAACGATTTACCGAACGGTGATGACACTGCAACATTTACAACTGAGAATGCTAGTGGTAGTACTTCACAAGCTGCCAATGTGGTCGAAGCCCTAGAAGCAGGTGCTAAGACCCTGTTGATCGACGAAGATACGAGTGCGACCAACTTTATGATTCGTGATGAGCGGATGCAACAACTAGTAGCTAAAGATAAAGAACCTATCACACCTTTCGTGCAAAAAGTTAAGCAGTTGAGAGACGATAAAGAGATCTCGACTATTCTAGTCATGGGTGGTTCTGGCGATTATTTCGATATCGCTGATGATGTAATCATGATGGATCGTTATATACCAGTTAACCGCACGAATGAAGCTAGAGAAATCGCTGAGGCAGAACCAAGAAAATATGAGACGATGGAGCACGATTACTTCGGTTCCCTTACAAAGCGAACCGTCATTACGAATTCGATCAACAAAATTCTAGGACCGAAGAAAAAGGCGCAAGCAAAAGGCAAAGGAACAATTTTGATTGGAAAAGAAGCAATCGACCTTTCATTAGTTGAACAAATTGTCGATGTTTCCCAAACAAGAATGATTGCAAATGTGTTAAAATATATGGCGTTAAAGCCTTCATCAAGTGAATGGACACTAGAAGAATGGCTAGATCAGATTGAAGAAGAAATCGATCAGAACGGACTAAGCTTCACCCAGAAAAATCAAAAAGCACACCCTGGTGATATAGCACGACCACGAAGATTCGAAATCGCAGCAGCCATTAACCGCTTAAGAGGCGTGCAGATGAAATAG
- the queG gene encoding tRNA epoxyqueuosine(34) reductase QueG, whose protein sequence is MDVAQLKQELIEYSKEINIQEIGFTSADTFDSLKQRLIVQQSLKFQSGFEKGSVEERTTPSELMPKARSIISIALAYPSKMKGAPKSTKQEPRGVFARASWGQDYHDVLREKLRLLGEFLQEKVDGVAYKAMVDTGELHDRAVAERAGVGFVGKNCALITEDYGSYVYLGELITNIPFQPDEPIEEGCGDCNICVDTCPTGALVQGGQLNAQRCIAYLTLTKGFLEDEFRTKIGNRVYGCDTCQVVCPKNKSKDFHLHPEMEPDPELVKPKLQPLLKISNREFKEKYGYMSGSWRGKKPIQRNAIIALAHYKNEDSVDDLADLMNNDPRPVIRGTAAWAIGKIGRSDSEELILKAKERESDEQVINEMEKGLSFKHQTV, encoded by the coding sequence ATGGACGTCGCTCAATTAAAACAGGAACTCATCGAATATAGTAAGGAAATCAACATCCAGGAAATAGGTTTTACTTCAGCTGATACATTCGACTCGTTAAAGCAACGGTTGATCGTGCAGCAGTCGTTAAAATTCCAGTCTGGTTTTGAGAAGGGGTCTGTCGAAGAACGTACAACTCCTTCCGAATTGATGCCAAAAGCTCGCTCTATCATATCGATCGCACTCGCTTATCCTTCAAAGATGAAAGGTGCACCTAAAAGCACAAAACAGGAACCTCGTGGTGTTTTCGCTAGAGCATCCTGGGGGCAGGATTACCATGATGTTTTAAGAGAGAAGCTACGCCTGCTCGGTGAATTTTTGCAAGAAAAGGTTGATGGTGTTGCCTATAAAGCAATGGTGGATACCGGAGAATTGCATGACCGTGCGGTGGCAGAACGCGCAGGGGTCGGTTTTGTCGGAAAAAATTGTGCACTGATTACGGAGGATTACGGTTCATACGTGTACTTAGGAGAACTGATTACAAATATCCCCTTCCAACCGGATGAACCTATCGAAGAAGGCTGTGGCGACTGCAATATTTGTGTAGATACTTGCCCGACTGGGGCACTAGTTCAAGGCGGGCAACTGAATGCACAGCGTTGTATCGCTTATCTAACGCTGACGAAAGGTTTTCTAGAAGATGAATTCCGTACAAAAATCGGAAATCGAGTATACGGTTGTGACACCTGCCAAGTAGTTTGTCCGAAGAATAAATCAAAAGATTTTCATTTGCATCCTGAAATGGAGCCAGATCCTGAACTAGTAAAACCTAAGCTACAGCCTCTTCTGAAAATATCGAATCGGGAGTTCAAGGAGAAGTATGGTTATATGTCTGGATCGTGGAGAGGAAAGAAACCGATTCAACGAAATGCTATCATAGCGTTAGCCCACTATAAAAATGAAGATTCTGTCGATGATTTAGCAGACTTGATGAACAATGACCCTAGACCTGTCATTAGAGGAACGGCTGCATGGGCCATTGGGAAAATTGGACGTAGCGATTCAGAGGAGTTGATTTTGAAAGCGAAAGAACGAGAATCGGATGAACAAGTCATCAACGAAATGGAGAAAGGATTGTCTTTTAAACATCAAACGGTGTAG